A single genomic interval of Mycolicibacterium alvei harbors:
- a CDS encoding WXG100 family type VII secretion target encodes MSEVRVNPAVLRATGSTLGTITPSASAPVAPASVHPVSVAASEQLNALGANLSQLMAHAQLLALRAAATYTSVASHYEQTDARASHGVARAKAALYTAQGHNVPAPAEPAAVVPPPPVPPHPPEPVLLPHPPAPTAVPEMVDVAAASLHSGDQGASITTMAQTWRTQATTIDSYASTVNNAITNIQAEWSGDASTAAIGRLVPFAAWFKTAAQTHRDAATYADQVVSAHQQVIAEHPTPTQIQTLRRNYANAVAAGNQPEAANYQKQLSDAQTKSSTVMTSYATNATVPEAVVPPAPSPVNPNPGPKPQEKPKPQPDDSKRRPDEDPSKKPGDDTAGSPRPDPNGSGPHDKEKDPRTAPSIKSMDTSASDLSDPPPKPDEAAVTDPAAQSDPLADGSPQAMPAMMPLMQGLTQGLGQAAQMPSSGGQGMPQMPQMPSMPQTPTPPMTPPMTPPTDPPVEPAAFEPMGGGPGGGAPGGGGGGGAPTPAATPGLPSTAAPLTSAPSAVPTGPAPSASAIGAGMPMGMMPHAGNRGNGSDKQRDNDLNPDEPVYVEERPNTSAFLGGKIGQEPPPEAKED; translated from the coding sequence ATGAGCGAAGTTCGAGTCAATCCAGCTGTGCTACGCGCGACGGGGTCGACGCTGGGAACGATCACGCCGTCGGCGTCGGCACCTGTAGCGCCGGCCTCTGTTCATCCAGTTTCGGTGGCTGCCAGTGAACAGCTGAATGCGTTGGGCGCCAACCTGTCCCAACTGATGGCTCACGCTCAGCTGCTCGCGCTGAGGGCCGCAGCCACTTATACGTCCGTAGCCTCGCACTACGAGCAGACCGACGCCAGGGCCAGCCACGGGGTGGCCCGGGCCAAAGCTGCCCTCTACACCGCGCAGGGCCACAATGTGCCAGCGCCCGCCGAGCCAGCGGCAGTGGTCCCACCGCCGCCAGTTCCGCCGCATCCGCCTGAGCCGGTTCTGTTGCCGCACCCGCCTGCGCCGACGGCGGTGCCAGAGATGGTCGACGTTGCTGCCGCTAGCCTGCACAGCGGTGATCAAGGTGCATCAATCACCACGATGGCGCAGACCTGGCGTACACAGGCCACGACCATCGACAGCTATGCCTCAACGGTCAATAACGCCATCACCAACATTCAGGCCGAGTGGTCTGGCGATGCTTCTACCGCAGCGATCGGGCGCCTGGTCCCGTTCGCTGCGTGGTTCAAGACGGCCGCTCAGACGCACCGCGACGCCGCCACCTACGCAGACCAGGTGGTCTCGGCGCATCAGCAGGTGATCGCTGAGCACCCCACGCCCACTCAAATACAGACGCTGCGCCGCAACTACGCCAACGCCGTGGCCGCCGGCAACCAGCCTGAGGCCGCCAACTACCAGAAGCAGCTGAGCGATGCGCAGACGAAGTCCTCCACAGTGATGACTTCCTACGCCACCAATGCCACCGTGCCCGAGGCGGTCGTGCCGCCGGCACCGAGTCCGGTCAATCCGAACCCGGGACCCAAGCCGCAGGAAAAGCCCAAGCCGCAGCCTGACGACAGCAAGCGCCGCCCCGATGAGGACCCGTCAAAGAAGCCGGGAGACGACACCGCCGGCAGTCCCCGCCCCGACCCCAATGGCTCCGGGCCGCACGACAAAGAAAAGGATCCCCGCACGGCGCCGTCGATCAAGTCGATGGACACCTCTGCCTCGGACCTGTCCGATCCTCCGCCGAAGCCTGACGAGGCGGCGGTCACCGACCCGGCCGCTCAAAGCGATCCCTTGGCGGATGGGTCACCTCAGGCAATGCCCGCGATGATGCCGCTGATGCAGGGACTGACCCAGGGCTTGGGACAGGCCGCGCAGATGCCCAGCAGCGGTGGGCAGGGCATGCCGCAAATGCCGCAGATGCCCTCGATGCCGCAGACCCCAACCCCACCGATGACCCCACCGATGACCCCACCCACCGATCCGCCGGTAGAGCCGGCGGCCTTCGAACCGATGGGTGGTGGCCCCGGCGGCGGAGCACCTGGTGGCGGGGGCGGTGGCGGCGCGCCGACGCCGGCAGCGACCCCCGGACTACCGTCGACCGCCGCACCGCTGACCAGCGCCCCATCGGCTGTGCCGACCGGCCCCGCGCCGTCGGCGTCGGCTATCGGCGCTGGCATGCCGATGGGCATGATGCCGCACGCCGGCAATCGTGGGAACGGATCGGACAAGCAGCGAGACAACGACCTCAACCCCGACGAACCGGTGTACGTCGAGGAACGTCCGAATACCTCTGCCTTCCTGGGCGGCAAGATCGGGCAGGAGCCACCACCGGAAGCCAAGGAGGATTAG
- the eccB gene encoding type VII secretion protein EccB — protein sequence MRLTTKVQVSGWRFLLRRLEHAIVRGNTAMWDDPGRFYSRALGGGIALSLVICIGAGIMAWLKPQGTVQGNELLTDSATSEVFVLEHTTNMLRPVYNLTSARLIVGKADNPRRVKAAELNRFRRGQTAGIPGAPWSTPVEQTSTGNWTVCDTVSKPETTRPSVAVSVIANEPALSDAIHPLGDNNSALVTYRDATYLVDSSGRHAIDMTNTAITAAIGLPPSAITTVPLSEALYNSLPAADAFALPFIQSAGEPNRFDLDPGIRIGTVIADSTNADRQTYLVLADGLAKVNQVTAAALRNTNAYGFVNPPTVTPDRIASIPEREYKSPLTPVTLVDRSAAPVLCWAWTKSSADATPPSIRILSGKQVPVPADQRSSGIEQITSEVTVYLTGGRFVQTISPTNKGESQFYISPAGVRFGLTEKDTASHLGLSNPQPAPWEAIRLLASGPDLNKQAALLEHDTLPPDPMPRAIPSNGQPGTK from the coding sequence ATGAGACTGACCACCAAGGTGCAGGTCTCGGGCTGGCGCTTCCTGCTTCGTCGCCTTGAACACGCCATCGTGCGCGGCAACACCGCGATGTGGGACGACCCAGGCCGCTTCTACAGCCGCGCGCTCGGCGGCGGAATCGCTCTGTCTCTGGTCATCTGCATCGGCGCGGGAATCATGGCCTGGCTCAAGCCGCAGGGCACAGTTCAAGGCAATGAGCTGCTCACCGATTCGGCCACCAGTGAGGTGTTCGTTTTGGAACACACCACCAACATGCTTCGGCCGGTGTACAACCTCACCTCGGCCCGTCTGATCGTCGGCAAGGCCGACAATCCCCGCCGTGTAAAGGCGGCCGAGCTCAACCGCTTCCGCCGCGGGCAGACTGCCGGCATTCCAGGTGCCCCGTGGAGCACCCCGGTCGAGCAGACCAGCACCGGCAACTGGACCGTCTGCGACACGGTTTCCAAGCCTGAGACGACGCGCCCCAGCGTCGCGGTGTCTGTCATTGCCAACGAGCCGGCGCTGTCGGACGCCATCCATCCCCTGGGCGACAACAACTCCGCACTGGTCACCTACCGCGATGCCACGTATCTGGTCGATTCCTCCGGCCGCCATGCCATTGACATGACCAATACAGCCATCACCGCCGCCATCGGCCTGCCCCCCTCGGCGATCACCACCGTCCCGCTGTCGGAGGCGCTCTACAACTCGCTGCCCGCGGCCGACGCCTTCGCGTTGCCGTTCATCCAGTCCGCTGGTGAACCCAACCGATTTGACCTGGATCCTGGCATCCGGATCGGTACCGTCATCGCCGACTCGACCAACGCCGATCGACAGACCTACCTCGTGCTGGCGGACGGACTGGCCAAGGTCAACCAGGTCACCGCCGCCGCGCTGCGCAACACCAACGCCTACGGCTTCGTCAACCCCCCGACGGTGACGCCCGACCGCATCGCCTCCATCCCCGAGCGCGAGTACAAGTCGCCTCTGACGCCGGTCACGCTCGTCGACCGCTCTGCAGCACCGGTGCTGTGCTGGGCGTGGACGAAATCGTCAGCCGACGCCACGCCGCCAAGCATCCGGATTCTCAGCGGCAAGCAGGTGCCGGTTCCCGCCGATCAGCGGTCCTCAGGTATCGAGCAGATCACCAGCGAAGTCACCGTGTACCTGACCGGGGGCCGGTTCGTCCAAACCATCAGCCCCACCAACAAGGGTGAAAGCCAGTTCTACATCAGCCCTGCCGGGGTCCGATTCGGCCTCACCGAAAAAGACACGGCCTCGCACCTGGGCTTGTCGAATCCGCAGCCAGCTCCATGGGAGGCAATTCGACTGCTTGCATCCGGTCCGGACTTGAACAAGCAGGCGGCCCTGCTCGAACACGACACGCTGCCCCCCGATCCGATGCCCAGAGCGATCCCCTCCAACGGACAGCCAGGAACGAAATGA
- the eccCa gene encoding type VII secretion protein EccCa: protein MTARKFTPTFKRGPASVSGEINPASPPELGEEIEAQGWKKYLPAVMIVAIVGMIGLMIVTGVRQFSPVMLMMPMMFIMMGVSMMSNMGSQSKSAPELNADRKVFLRYLTDLRPRVAKSADQQVSYWAYHAPNPDDLVGLVGGTRQWSRQPKHDLFCAARIGTGTVPADDKLLQPTSLSTDGANTPVDSLVGPSSAPQPYLEPVAHMWLIKFIRAHGLIQDCPKAVNLKSHATVSLGGDPARATGLLRAMVCHLAAFHSPEDLQIRVLTDNPEDPDWSWIKWLPHTHHPTLQGPSGPRRLIFPNDDRHIADLAARSPHAAGTTPAGPYHLILNLTGQTTYPREGRAGVTYITLGQTRANYQIRVDDNGEVYNREPNSGGTSATRRWQLVGTADELSSSDARVFARRLAGWTMQVNQVVGPTRTVTRSDTRWHTMLGADTIEEITPDRWLTPIPDSHQDRLRFPVGHNQKTGEVCYLDIKEGADAGNGPHGMLIGTTGSGKSEFLKTMLLSAIATHSPAQLNLMLADFKGGTAFQGMEREPHTTAVITNLETESDLVERMEDVVYGEVERRERILKETAEALRQAVPDVKTYERLRESGVDLTPMPALFIVLDEFAEMLKIHPEFNNLFQTIVAKGRGLRIHLLLATQALENVNLQKIEPNLTYRIAMRTASTHESKRVIDTPEAAYISNNEPGVGYIRFNLSEDPVKFAGARTDLPYEATDHPRADNPAPRGPAAPRVHPVTAFRG from the coding sequence ATGACCGCGCGAAAGTTCACCCCGACATTCAAGCGAGGCCCGGCCTCTGTCTCCGGCGAGATCAACCCGGCCAGCCCACCCGAACTCGGCGAAGAGATTGAAGCCCAGGGGTGGAAGAAGTATCTGCCCGCGGTGATGATCGTCGCCATCGTCGGCATGATCGGCCTGATGATCGTCACCGGCGTGCGCCAGTTCAGCCCGGTCATGCTGATGATGCCGATGATGTTCATCATGATGGGCGTCTCGATGATGTCCAACATGGGCTCGCAGTCAAAATCGGCGCCCGAGCTCAACGCCGATCGCAAGGTGTTCCTGCGCTACCTCACCGATCTTCGTCCCAGAGTGGCCAAATCAGCAGACCAACAGGTCAGCTACTGGGCGTACCACGCGCCGAATCCCGACGATCTGGTCGGACTCGTCGGTGGGACGCGCCAATGGTCACGCCAGCCCAAACACGACCTGTTCTGTGCGGCACGCATCGGTACCGGCACCGTTCCCGCCGACGACAAACTTCTGCAGCCGACCAGCCTGTCCACCGACGGCGCCAACACTCCGGTTGACTCCTTGGTCGGGCCCTCGTCCGCGCCGCAGCCATACCTGGAGCCGGTCGCACACATGTGGTTGATCAAGTTCATCCGCGCCCACGGCCTGATCCAGGACTGCCCCAAAGCCGTCAACCTCAAGAGCCATGCCACAGTCAGCCTCGGCGGGGACCCAGCACGCGCCACCGGCCTGCTGCGGGCCATGGTGTGCCACCTAGCAGCGTTCCATTCACCCGAAGACCTGCAGATAAGGGTGCTTACCGACAACCCGGAGGACCCCGACTGGTCCTGGATCAAGTGGCTGCCACATACCCACCATCCGACGTTGCAGGGCCCCTCAGGTCCCCGTCGCCTGATCTTCCCCAACGACGACCGGCACATCGCCGACCTCGCTGCACGGTCCCCTCACGCTGCGGGCACGACGCCAGCAGGGCCGTACCACCTCATCCTCAATCTGACCGGCCAAACGACCTATCCCCGCGAAGGCCGCGCCGGCGTCACCTACATCACCTTGGGACAAACCAGAGCCAATTACCAGATCCGGGTCGACGACAACGGTGAGGTCTACAACCGCGAACCCAACTCAGGCGGAACCAGCGCTACCCGCCGCTGGCAACTCGTCGGCACTGCCGACGAGTTGTCCTCCTCTGATGCCAGAGTTTTCGCCCGCCGCCTGGCCGGCTGGACGATGCAGGTGAACCAGGTCGTTGGCCCCACCCGGACGGTCACCCGCAGCGACACGCGCTGGCACACCATGCTCGGCGCCGACACCATCGAAGAAATCACGCCCGATCGCTGGCTCACACCGATCCCCGACTCCCACCAGGACAGGCTGCGCTTCCCCGTTGGACACAACCAGAAGACCGGCGAGGTCTGCTACCTGGACATCAAAGAAGGTGCCGACGCCGGAAACGGACCCCACGGCATGCTGATCGGAACCACAGGTTCAGGAAAATCTGAGTTCCTCAAAACCATGCTGCTCTCGGCGATCGCCACCCACTCCCCCGCCCAACTCAACCTGATGCTCGCAGACTTCAAGGGCGGCACAGCATTCCAGGGAATGGAACGCGAGCCGCACACCACCGCCGTCATCACCAACCTCGAAACGGAATCCGACCTCGTTGAGCGCATGGAGGACGTGGTCTACGGCGAGGTCGAGCGTCGAGAACGGATTCTGAAAGAAACTGCAGAGGCGTTGCGCCAGGCGGTGCCGGACGTCAAGACCTACGAACGGCTCCGTGAAAGCGGCGTTGACCTGACTCCGATGCCAGCGCTGTTCATCGTGCTCGACGAGTTCGCCGAAATGCTCAAGATCCACCCCGAGTTCAACAACCTCTTCCAAACGATTGTGGCCAAGGGCCGCGGTCTCAGAATCCACCTGCTGCTGGCAACCCAGGCCCTGGAGAACGTCAACCTCCAAAAAATCGAGCCCAACCTGACCTACCGAATCGCCATGCGCACCGCCAGCACCCACGAATCCAAGCGAGTCATCGACACCCCTGAAGCCGCCTACATCAGCAACAACGAACCCGGCGTCGGCTACATCCGGTTCAACCTCAGCGAAGACCCCGTGAAATTCGCCGGCGCCCGCACCGACCTGCCCTACGAGGCCACCGACCATCCCCGCGCCGACAACCCGGCCCCGCGCGGCCCCGCCGCACCCCGGGTCCATCCCGTCACAGCGTTCCGCGGCTAA
- the eccCb gene encoding type VII secretion protein EccCb — translation MSHPAPSPAPRPRPAPLATPPAALSVRDRVMMQLTEGKWDGPRAYKMWLPPLVAPMALDRLLSQDRALNHPAHMRIPMGIIDNPRRHSQTVWTITLDGTTSNAAIGGATLLGKSTFVQTMILSGACTHSPRDLQFYCLDYSSNQLVQLEDLPHVGGVATELEEAKVRRTIAELITLLDRRRAYFTQHRIAGMAHYRQMRNDPNHPVSQDPFGDAVLVIDGWSTFYGNPDNEKLVEQIITLATTGPGFGIHVVITTTRWSDLRSRVRDLLGLKVEFHPASPDDTVLNDNRKALKSVPKRAGRCMSTEYLHIMIAAPRLDGASTMAGIAETYAQTREVITQQWQGHQSAPPVRTLPDRVPVADLLRMKPLATPQDSYKDRWTIPVGLLEQTMQPAVADLANYPHLLVFGDSRSGKTSALRAVVRGILQRNSEKQVAFIVVDYRGKLLELIPESYMVPNMYLRNPNDVERSKVRSGPLDANDPMQVDPSNLLAGLLNTRRPPASLTAEQLKERSWWEGYDVVLVIDDFHAMTQAHSHTNSAMSELLPYISSATDVGFHLIAGCHMKFANGLLSRGLISSAYGMGSSTILLSGDKVDFPSGREFSVMKRPKGQGLYRTADGLELIQAGFDPPAE, via the coding sequence ATGTCCCACCCCGCACCCTCCCCCGCTCCCCGGCCACGGCCCGCGCCGCTGGCCACACCGCCAGCCGCGCTCAGCGTCCGTGACCGCGTCATGATGCAGCTCACTGAGGGCAAGTGGGACGGCCCACGTGCCTACAAGATGTGGCTGCCGCCCCTGGTCGCCCCAATGGCGCTGGACCGCCTTCTCAGCCAGGACCGCGCGCTCAATCATCCGGCGCACATGCGCATCCCGATGGGCATCATCGACAACCCGCGCAGGCACAGTCAGACGGTCTGGACCATCACCCTCGACGGAACGACCTCCAACGCCGCGATCGGTGGAGCGACACTCCTCGGGAAAAGCACATTCGTCCAAACGATGATCCTCTCGGGAGCATGCACACACTCCCCCCGTGACCTGCAGTTCTACTGCCTGGACTACTCCAGCAACCAACTCGTGCAACTCGAGGATCTGCCACACGTCGGCGGTGTAGCCACCGAACTCGAGGAAGCCAAGGTTCGACGCACCATCGCCGAACTCATCACCCTTCTCGACCGGCGCCGCGCGTACTTCACTCAGCACCGCATCGCCGGCATGGCGCACTACCGCCAAATGCGCAATGACCCCAACCACCCTGTCTCACAGGACCCATTCGGCGATGCGGTGCTCGTGATCGATGGTTGGAGCACCTTTTACGGCAATCCGGACAACGAAAAGCTCGTCGAGCAGATCATCACGCTGGCCACTACTGGTCCCGGTTTCGGGATCCATGTGGTGATCACCACGACCCGATGGTCTGATCTGCGCTCCCGTGTGCGAGACCTGCTCGGACTCAAGGTGGAGTTTCACCCCGCCAGCCCCGACGACACCGTCCTCAATGACAATCGCAAAGCACTCAAATCGGTGCCGAAACGTGCCGGCCGGTGCATGTCCACCGAATACCTGCACATCATGATCGCTGCACCCCGCCTCGATGGTGCGAGCACGATGGCCGGGATCGCCGAGACGTACGCCCAGACCCGCGAGGTGATCACCCAACAGTGGCAAGGGCACCAGTCCGCACCACCCGTCCGGACACTCCCAGATCGAGTTCCGGTGGCCGACCTGCTGCGGATGAAGCCGCTGGCCACCCCACAGGACAGCTACAAGGACCGCTGGACCATCCCGGTCGGTCTACTTGAGCAGACGATGCAGCCAGCGGTCGCAGACCTGGCCAACTATCCTCACCTGCTGGTCTTCGGCGACTCCCGTTCCGGTAAGACCTCGGCGCTGCGCGCCGTGGTCCGCGGGATTCTGCAACGCAACAGCGAAAAGCAGGTCGCGTTCATCGTCGTGGACTACCGCGGCAAACTTCTGGAGCTGATCCCGGAGTCCTACATGGTGCCCAACATGTATCTGCGCAATCCCAACGATGTCGAGCGCTCCAAAGTGCGGTCAGGGCCCCTCGATGCCAATGATCCGATGCAGGTCGACCCCAGCAACCTGCTGGCCGGACTTCTCAACACCCGGCGCCCGCCGGCCTCATTGACCGCCGAGCAACTCAAAGAACGTTCGTGGTGGGAGGGCTATGACGTCGTCCTGGTCATCGACGACTTCCACGCAATGACCCAGGCGCATTCGCACACCAATAGCGCGATGTCCGAACTGCTGCCCTACATCAGCTCGGCGACCGACGTCGGCTTCCACCTCATCGCCGGCTGCCACATGAAGTTCGCCAACGGACTCCTGTCGCGCGGGCTCATCAGCTCGGCGTACGGCATGGGATCCTCCACCATCCTGCTCTCCGGCGACAAGGTGGACTTCCCGAGCGGCCGCGAATTCTCGGTGATGAAGCGGCCCAAGGGCCAAGGGCTCTACCGCACAGCGGACGGCCTGGAGCTAATACAGGCCGGTTTCGATCCGCCGGCGGAATGA